The Candidatus Binataceae bacterium genome includes a window with the following:
- a CDS encoding DUF1003 domain-containing protein yields MRVRHMHDHPPVLNINRRHDDSLTAGERIADRFAETMGSWSFIVIQSLLFGGWIALNAIAFVRHWDPYPFILLNLALSFQAAYAAPIIMMSQNRQADKDRLMAEHDYEINTKAEQEVKSIMLHLEQQDEVMIDILRRLEAQHEALLARGAIDAQGRA; encoded by the coding sequence GTGCGGGTCAGGCATATGCACGACCATCCGCCCGTACTGAACATAAACCGTAGGCACGACGATTCACTGACCGCGGGCGAGCGAATCGCCGACCGTTTTGCCGAGACCATGGGCAGCTGGTCCTTCATCGTCATCCAGTCGCTGCTATTCGGCGGATGGATCGCACTCAACGCTATAGCCTTCGTGCGCCACTGGGACCCGTATCCGTTCATCCTGCTGAATCTGGCGCTGAGCTTCCAGGCTGCCTATGCGGCACCGATCATCATGATGTCCCAGAATCGGCAGGCCGACAAAGACCGACTCATGGCGGAGCACGACTATGAGATCAACACGAAGGCCGAACAAGAAGTGAAGTCCATCATGCTGCATCTGGAACAGCAGGACGAGGTGATGATCGATATCCTGCGGCGTCTGGAAGCGCAGCATGAAGCCTTACTCGCTCGCGGTGCGATAGACGCGCAGGGTCGAGCGTAA
- the bioD gene encoding dethiobiotin synthase, with translation MSVNFLITGTGSRVGKSTVGCALGFAFRARGLRIGVMKPAEVGCADHNGQLEASDTRALALAAGCDLPVELMCPYRYRSATSPPAAAELDSQPQPELGRISDCFDRIAAASDLVLVESTGGLAEPITWQSDFADLAAALDLEVIVVIANRLGAINSALLTLRYAASKGLRVAGWILNDLEPAVRPGDPTTVKTLSRLTDTSCLGTMRFKEPLSIEVVEKLLLRASGVTVP, from the coding sequence ATGAGCGTCAACTTTCTCATCACCGGAACCGGCAGCCGAGTGGGCAAGAGCACGGTTGGCTGCGCGCTCGGCTTTGCATTTCGAGCGCGCGGTCTTCGCATCGGGGTGATGAAACCCGCCGAGGTTGGTTGCGCTGATCACAACGGCCAACTCGAGGCCTCCGACACTCGCGCGCTGGCACTCGCCGCAGGATGCGATCTGCCTGTGGAACTGATGTGTCCCTATCGTTACCGCAGTGCGACCTCTCCCCCGGCTGCAGCCGAACTTGATTCGCAGCCGCAGCCCGAGCTCGGACGAATCAGCGATTGCTTCGACCGCATCGCCGCCGCAAGCGACCTGGTGTTGGTCGAGAGTACCGGCGGCCTGGCCGAGCCAATAACCTGGCAGTCGGATTTCGCGGATCTGGCCGCGGCGCTAGACCTTGAGGTGATAGTCGTGATCGCGAACCGGCTGGGAGCGATTAATTCTGCGCTGCTTACTTTGCGCTATGCAGCGAGTAAGGGATTGCGCGTCGCCGGCTGGATATTGAATGACCTCGAACCCGCCGTGCGGCCGGGGGACCCAACCACCGTCAAAACCCTCTCGCGCTTGACCGATACTTCATGCCTGGGCACCATGCGCTTCAAAGAGCCGCTCAGCATCGAGGTGGTGGAGAAACTCCTGCTCCGCGCTTCAGGGGTTACCGTGCCCTGA